A stretch of Helicobacter pylori DNA encodes these proteins:
- a CDS encoding NAD(P)H-quinone oxidoreductase subunit 3, whose product MQQATEALNHPYFGVFVLLVFTFWVFNLTLRIQRFLSRKMAQKKGEKLKLAPYECGPVALKQPNRVSHHFYIMAMLFILFDVEIVFMFPWAIDFKKLGLFGLIEMLGFVFFLTIGFIYALKRNALSWQKLEVK is encoded by the coding sequence ATGCAACAAGCCACAGAAGCATTGAATCACCCCTATTTTGGCGTTTTTGTTTTGTTGGTATTCACCTTTTGGGTGTTTAACTTAACCTTAAGGATTCAAAGGTTTTTAAGCCGTAAAATGGCTCAAAAAAAGGGCGAAAAGCTCAAGCTCGCTCCTTATGAATGCGGGCCTGTGGCTCTCAAACAGCCTAATAGGGTGTCGCACCATTTCTATATCATGGCCATGCTTTTTATCTTATTTGATGTAGAAATCGTTTTCATGTTCCCTTGGGCGATTGATTTTAAAAAATTAGGCTTGTTTGGGCTCATTGAAATGCTAGGCTTTGTCTTCTTTTTAACCATTGGTTTTATTTACGCTTTAAAGCGAAATGCTTTGAGCTGGCAGAAATTAGAGGTGAAATAA